The Cydia splendana chromosome 7, ilCydSple1.2, whole genome shotgun sequence genome contains the following window.
TCTCAAACGCATGGTGAACGAACTACAAATATCAATTAAGTTATTTAAACTGCAGCCGTAATGCAGGCCACTTATGACTGAGTGCTCTCTCCAATAAAGATGTTAATCTTGGCTGATACACTTGGGATTGAGTTTCCGAGGAGCTTGTTTAATTAAAGATGTTTGTTGAGCTTTATTGATGTTACAAAGTTTTTGAGAGAGATAGTTAGGTTGTACCCACCTTACCTACCTTAGGTATGATTGGTAAGTATATAGGTATGATTCATCTCGagtgaatttaaaaatattcGCATTGATGCCCTACAAAGCGATTAACGGTTAACCGATAACCGTTTTCACTTTTTTGACTGTTGTAATATGATGACAAGTTGACAACTTATATCATCTCGAGGGTCAAAAATAAATTCGGCACAGTATTTTGTCGCAGTCTTTGTGTTGGTCTGTCAAATAGAAATGGTTTCGAGTATAAGGTTAGACAGTTTCTCAAGACTTTCTAAGGAAGTTATGACACCATCGTTGCATCCGGAGCATCAGCTTGATAAGCGCCTTCTTTTTTTACTCTTAATATGACCCATAGTAGACAACTTCACTGAGAATAAAGAGCAGAATTTGCGACGATAATACCAAAATTTCAGATCCTTTTTATAAGAATTCTAAGCCATTATCCTTTCATCCTGCAAAATATGACTTTAACGCTTATAATTTTGTATTCCTTCCCCAGACGAAGTCCGCACCGGTACATACCGTCAGCTGTTTCATCCAGAACAGCTTATCACTGGCAAGGAGGACGCCGCCAACAACTACGCCAGAGGACACTACACCATCGGCAAAGAAATAGTCGATGTCGTCCTCGACAGGCTTAGGAAGTTAGCTGACCAATGCACAGGTCTTCAGGTGAGTCAGAACTTTTCATGGTAAAGATGCGACTAAAACTAACCGTGGTAACTATCGACAAAGAAATAATTGCCTGTCTGACTAAGCAGGCAAGTCAGAACTACTTATTATTGGCAAGTTTGAAGACAAGTATGCCAGACGAGCAGACGACACTATGCTATTGGCAAAGATGTATTATAGTCGACATTGTCCTTGACAGGATTAGGAAGTTAGCTGACCAATGCACCACGCTTCAGGTGAGCATCAAAAGAGCCGTTTTTGTCCAACACtatgtatattttaaacacAACACAATCCCATTTAGTAATTTGCCCAACTCCTGTATGGCAACTTGCAGACACTAAACTGTTAGCAAAGTTGTCTTTATTGATGGAACAATAACAAAAAGCTACATCCAATAATAAACTGCATTGAGAATGAATTCCTAAAATTCCAAAGCATACAAATTCTACTACCTTACTTATCTGTTTCAGGGCTTCCTGGTGTTCCACTCGTTTGGCGGAGGCACCGGATCCGGCTTCACCTCGCTGCTGATGGAGCGCCTCTCCGTCGACTATGGCAAGAAGTCCAAGTTGGAGTTCTCTATATACCCCGCACCTCAggtaacatacctacttatacgaTTAACCCACATATTATGTCACTTTTAATTCATGAATCAGAATACCTAGATACTTTTTAAATAGCAGATCCATCAACTTTTTTTACCTAGTTTAGGGGTTAGCCAATAATAGCCATATTGTGCAACATACTACTAGTAAATAATTGCAGCTGAAAGTAGAAGTAATAAAATCCACCAGTATCACATATAAAATATGCCTTACGGCGAAATGCTCTTAGAAGAGAATCTACTTCATACAATACTATGACCACGACCATGTATTGCATGCGCGTTAAAATTAAGAATGTCTACCTAGTTACTCACATACACACTGTCTGAAAGGTAATTAAAAGCACGTTCGTTTCTATGATCAGCACCTAACACACCTGAGACAACTTCGTTACGGTTATCGGCTCCGATTACCGGACTTAGCCTGTCAGCCTCGGGTCATTGTGCGTGGAACAGACAGACATAAGACAACTTATTCAAAATATTAATGATTTATGCTTTATCACATAGGTGTCAACAGCAGTGGTCGAGCCGTATAACTCTATCCTGACCACGCACACCACTCTCGAACACTCGGACTGCGCTTTCATGGTCGACAACGAGGCCATCTACGACATCTGCCGTCGGAACTTGGACATCGAGCGTCCTACGTACACCAACCTTAACAGGCTGATCGGACAGGTACAGCAATTTTAGTAACTATGCAGAATCAACTTGCAAGGCTGCAGAGACCAACTACTTTCCTGTTTAATTAGTAGGTACCCCAAAGAGTATCTTACTGGGTTGAGAAGATAGAAACATATAGAACGTTACAGGAACGCGGACGTACAAGGAAGGAGTGCGAATGTTGGTGGGAAGTTCAGTTTCAATACCTCACTATCTtccaataataatataaaattttattaacaCCAAATGCTGGATTGTATGAAAAATACTTTCAACCATTACCTAGATATCTCGAGATATACTTAGATACTTACGATTTTGGGCTTTGCCTGAAAATTACAgaaaataacattaaaattaacctAACACTCTCCATAGGCACATAATCCTCCTGGTGTATTCCGCAGGCTCATCGAAATGACCTCGATGTGCCGAGTATTTCATCTGTAGATAACAAACTGTTTCCAATTTCCAGATCGTATCCTCCATCACAGCCTCCCTCCGCTTCGACGGCGCCCTCAACGTGGACCTAACGGAGTTCCAGACCAACTTGGTGCCGTACCCGCGCATCCACTTCCCATTGGCTACCTACGCGCCCGTCATCTCGGCGGAGAAGGCGTACCATGAACAGCTGACGGTTGCCGAGATTACTAACGCTTGCTTCGAGCCTGCCAACCAGGTGAACACTTTACAAGAAACAaggttttatttacatttaatagCTTGCCTCGAAGACTGTTTGCCTTTTTCCCGTAAAACTGCTGAAAAGTCCACCTCCTCAAATCGATGATGAGGGTTACGATTCCTCTCAAGTAGCGCAAGTAAGCATCTACTTGACTCCTCGCCATTTACTTCTTTGGCATCACAAAGTGTACCATAAAAGACATTCGAATAATACTTAGTGATCAAGTTGAAACCCTTGTATACCAGATGGTGAAATGCGACCCTCGCCACGGCAAGTACATGGCGTGCTGCATGCTGTACCGGGGAGACGTGGTGCCCAAGGATGTGAACGCGGCCATCGCCACCATCAAGACCAAGAGGACCATCCAGTTCGTGGACTGGTGCCCCACAGGATTCAAGGTAACTTTCATGGACTTGGATATGTGCCACTTCACTTCCCAGTCACAATCAAACCACTAGAGATCTCATATTATTATCGTTGTATAGGTTATAtgtattattttggagtaatctTCTCCTAGATGGATTGCAAACCAATTGCAATGCTAATTgttaaatagaaatagaaatagaaatatcgTTTATTTGCCAGAAATGTGGTACATAAATTAGGTGGTAACATTCATCTTAAATCGAACATCACATCTCATCtgttcttttcttttgtatctttttactgaggtgtgccaataaagagtattctatctatctatttctATCTACCATCTGCTCTGTGACGAAATAGCTTCTGCCCGACCCCGCTTCCGCCTGATTTTGAGTTCCGGAAACCCAGAATGGAGTTTCCGTAAGGCGCGAGTAGGGTCCAACCTGAAATAAGCGGCAGATTCCTGCAGCCGACCTGTCTGCACACGTATTGGCTCGCCTTTCTTGTGGGATAAGACAGTGAAGCCGAGAGGGTAATGCAGGTGCTGGGCATCCCTGCGTTTCCTTAATTCCGTCCCAGGCGGTGTAATGtcttacaccataaatcgtctgcaattaGATgcaaaggccaatgatgataaCTGTATTACGGCATAAAGTGACACAGAAATCAAATTTCTTGATAggaccaaaaagaatagatagtaaggtgtattcgggtaataccgaatgtcggataattccgaaattcagatgaaaatcacccttaattccctCATAATAAaggtctcttttcggaattatccgacagttttcgacattcggaattacccgagtaaaccttatagtATAAAACTTTGGAGACCACTGCTCTAGAATACCACTGTCCCTTATCAGTTCCGACTAATTATGGCAACCCtaagtatagaggggtcctgtcatagtaaattttgtagtcactgttaattcactgccatctatcgacacacgactaaaactcaaaataaacacgtataaaattatcaaaaaaatttatatttatatggataaatgattttattatttttatatcattttgacccatgttcattcactgatatctatgtgttaaaattgttaaatatgaaacggtgtcgtcacgccatctagccgagaataggccaatgGTGTGTGCGTCATCTATCCGAGAATAACTTTTACtcgatttccgaggcacgtttttagggttccgtacccaaagggtaaaacgggaccctattactaagactccgctgtccgtccgtccgtccgtctgtcaccaggctgtatctcacgaaccgtgatagctagacagttgaaattttcacagatgatgtatttctgttgccgctataacaacaaatactaaaaacagaataaaataaagatttaagtggggctcctatacaacaaacgtgatttttgactgaagttaagcaacgtcgggcggggtcagtacttggattttttttcgccgttttttgcattatggtacggaactcttcgtgcgcgagtccgactcg
Protein-coding sequences here:
- the LOC134792006 gene encoding tubulin alpha-1A chain, translated to MRECISVHIGQAGVQIGNACWELYCLEHGIQPDGQMPSDKTLGGGDDSFNTFFSETGAGKHVPRAVFVDLEPTVVDEVRTGTYRQLFHPEQLITGKEDAANNYARGHYTIGKEIVDVVLDRLRKLADQCTGLQGFLVFHSFGGGTGSGFTSLLMERLSVDYGKKSKLEFSIYPAPQVSTAVVEPYNSILTTHTTLEHSDCAFMVDNEAIYDICRRNLDIERPTYTNLNRLIGQIVSSITASLRFDGALNVDLTEFQTNLVPYPRIHFPLATYAPVISAEKAYHEQLTVAEITNACFEPANQMVKCDPRHGKYMACCMLYRGDVVPKDVNAAIATIKTKRTIQFVDWCPTGFKVGINYQPPTVVPGGDLAKVQRAVCMLSNTTAIAEAWARLDHKFDLMYAKRAFVHWYVGEGMEEGEFSEAREDLAALEKDYEEVGVDSTEGELDEENEY